A genomic window from Salvia hispanica cultivar TCC Black 2014 chromosome 5, UniMelb_Shisp_WGS_1.0, whole genome shotgun sequence includes:
- the LOC125189865 gene encoding uncharacterized protein LOC125189865, which translates to MDSTQATGSSQPTVYDAALLAELTQKLGSVEKAKEVYALFSASLMTSAAAIPSLTIPADSAAQPAVFQEEGPRDSGSQHAETASREADKEEAVHERPEDGGQTNGGTEVETEQQGDGNPNSEGKKDAEGETPVVESIVEGETPVVVEVAEGETPVQESMAEGETPMETGDETPTDFRGATPEPMEEGATPSDVRGETPVYIEGATPMVDDVGETPEKFVEETDLHVTGVPEPVEEGLNLIVDLVDDQEEDEPQVDKRTERRRARRSLLDEVDDLVPDAEEAEERRLVKERARKGKAAATTSTRSRKAPSVQEVEETLSPVTEDPSAEEQDKPTHESDSELGESEEEFVPGRPEIWLTKELLESMKQFDDQKRATVYKERCSAGKMAKFWEAVQLQRTSDDRMR; encoded by the coding sequence ATGGATTCAACCCAGGCCACCGGAAGTTCGCAGCCAACGGTGTATGACGCAGCCCTACTAGCAGAGTTGACGCAGAAATTGGGGAGCGTCGAGAAAGCGAAGGAAGTGTACGCACTGTTCTCCGCTAGCCTAATGACATCCGCGGCGGCCATACCATCACTGACAATTCCGGCGGATTCGGCGGCGCAACCGGCAGTTTTCCAAGAAGAAGGGCCTCGAGACTCTGGATCTCAACATGCAGAAACCGCTTCACGGGAGGCGGATAAAGAAGAGGCGGTGCACGAACGGCCGGAGGATGGTGGGCAGACGAACGGCGGAACAGAGGTGGAAACCGAACAACAAGGTGACGGAAACCCTAATTCTGAGGGTAAGAAAgatgctgagggggaaacccctgttgtGGAAAGTAttgttgagggggaaacccctgttgtGGTAGAagttgctgagggggaaacccctgttcaAGAATCGAtggctgagggggaaacccctatggaAACTGGGGATGAAACCCCTACGGATTTTAGGGGTGCGACCCCTGAACCCATGGAAGAGGGGGCAACCCCAAGTGATGTCAGGGGGGAAACCCCCGTTTATattgagggggcaaccccgatGGTGGATGATGTGGGGGAAACCCCGGAAAAATTTGTGGAAGAAACAGATCTACATGTTACTGGAGTACCGGAGCCCGTTGAGGAAGGGCTGAATTTGATCGTGGACCTGGTGGATGACCAGGAAGAGGATGAACCCCAAGTGGACAAGAGGACAGAGAGGAGACGAGCCAGGAGGAGTCTGCTCGACGAAGTTGATGACTTAGTTCCAGATGCTGAGGAGGCAGAGGAACGTCGCCTGGTCAAGGAGAGAGCGAGAAAAGGAAAGGCAGCGGCGACCACGTCTACACGGTcaaggaaagctccctccgtccaggaggttgaggagaccctttccccAGTGACCGAAGATCCCTCTGCCGAGGAACAAGACAAGCCTACCCATGAATCCGACTCTGAACTTGGGGAATCTGAAGAGGAATTTGTCCCGGGACGACCAGAGATTTGGCTGACTAAGGAACTGCTAGAGTCGATGAAGCAGTTCGACGATCAGAAACGGGCCACAGTGTACAAGGAACGATGCAGTGCAGGGAAAATGGCTAAGTTCTGGGAAGCAGTACAGCTCCAAAGAACTTCGGATGATCGCATGCGATGA